The DNA region ACAGAGGTGGGTGGAGTGCTCGTCTGCGTGACCGTGCGAAGCCAGGTGTAGGCCGGCAACGCACTCGAGATTTCGTCGAGCAGGTGCGGCCACAGATAGCGGCTGGCATCGATGGACTTGATGATCGCGACCTGCTGGTACAGCGAATCCCGGGCGGCTTCGGCCTTGGCCTTCGCGGCGAGCACGACCTTGAAGCGCGTTGAGTCCTCGATTGCCTTTCGCTCACGCTCGACGAGAGTGCGCTCCTTCGACTGCTGTCCCATGAACAGCAGCGCAACCGTCAGAACCACAAAGCTCACCGTCCCGACAGCGCCGAGGAGAAACTTGTCCTTGACGCCGGAAGTTGCGCTGGCGACGAACCCGCCGAAGTCGATTCCGGCACCGCCCTCAGATTTCCCGCCGGCACCCGGAAGAAGATTGACTTTGATCATGTCAGATGTCCGTTTGGCCGGTTACTGGCGGAGAGCGAGACCGATGGGGAGCATCAACAGCGGCGCCACCTCATCGGTAGAGAGAGAGGCCAGCGCGCCATCGCGCATGCTGAGGCGAGCCAGCGGATTGGCATGCTCGACGGGAACTCCGAGTCTCGTGCCGAGAATCTCGGCGAGACCCGGCGTGCGGGAGCCGCCACCACACAGGTAGACGGCGCGCACCTGAGCGACCGCTTTTGCCGTCGAGAGAAATGCGGCACCGCGCTCCACGCTGACCGCGATCTCTTCGGCGCGCTGCTGAAGAATCGAGTCGAGGTTTGGCGAGCGATCGAAACCGCGAATCATCGCTTCCGAATCTCTTGCGGAAACGGCGTGCTGGCGCTGGAGATCCTCGCTGAAACGGCGGGTTCCGAGTGGAAGCTCACGCGTCAGCAGTGGAACTCCGCCGTCCATAATGTTCACGTTGGTCACTTCATGGCCGACGTTGACGAGGCCCACCAGACCCATCATCGCTTCCGGATAGTTGACCTCGAACGCATTGTGCAGCGCAAAGGCGTCGACGTCGACGATTGTCGGAGTCACACCGGCCTCGGCGAGAATCCGGAGCTTCGAATCGATCAGATCTCTCTTGGCGGCAACGAGGAGCACGTTCATCTCGTCGGAGGTCCGGCCTGGATCGAGGATCTGAAAATCGAGCTCCACCGACTCGACGTCGGGCACGTGCTGCTCGGCTTCCCAGCGCATGAGCTCGCGGGCCTGCTTCTCCTTTACGCGCTCGGTCTGGATCTTCTTGATGATGACGTCGCGCCCGCCGACTGCGGTGACGACGTGCCTCGAATTCGCGCCGGCTGCGTCGAGCGACACGCGTATCGCGTCGGCGACGATGCCGGGATCCATGACTTCACCCTCCACGATTGCATCGGGAGGGAGCGATGTAATGGCGACTCTGACAAGCTCAGGCCCGCTGCTGCCATGATCGACAACGGCGACCTTGATGAGGCCTGAACCAACGTCGAGGCCCACTGTCGTCTTCCTGCGACTAAATAGCGGCATGATGTCCTGGGTAGGAGACCGCAAGGGATTGCACCTCAACACGATTCACCGGGCGGTGAGGTAACAGCTTCAGGGCGCTTTCAGTACAGCTCGCTCCACGCTTGCCCGGTTACACGGAATGGCGGATTGACAGGCGCCCCATCGCGCACCGTGCGCACAAGCACCCCTACCCTGCGGCGAAGTGCGGCCGCGTCAGCTGAGCGCAGTCTGCCATCCGCCGTGACGAGATAGAGGGCCGTGTCGAGCTTCGTGACAAACACGTCACTTTCCAGCAGGCCCCGCGACAGCGTAGGCAACCGCTGTGTCTCTCCAGTGCTCATGGAGTCCCGCGCTGATGCATCCCAGCTCTCGAGAGCCTTCGCGGCTGCGTACTCCGCGTACGAGAATGCCTGCTGGTCACGCAGCTCGTTGCGAGCGACAACGAGCTCCTGGCCGCTGGCGAAGAACGCGCCGGTGATGATGAGCGCGATTATTACAAGTGCGACGAGCGCGGCAACGAGAATGAACCCGCGGTGGTGCGCGCTCATCGCGCGCGGTTCCGCGGAGAAACGGTCACGACTGCAGAATCGCGGTACTTGACGCGCGCATCGCCCGCGAGCGCGACTGCGCCGGCCGTACTGCCGCGCAACACTATGTCGATTCGCGCTGTCAGCATGGAGAGCGATTCATCTGTGATCTCATCGCCGCTCGCGGCGAAGTAGCGAAAGGCAAGACCTGCTTCGGGATCGCCCGAGCCCTTGTAAGGGAGATAGGGGCCGCTGACCGGCTGGATGGTTCCGCACGAAGGTGGCCCTGCTGCGTTGCAGCGACGATATCCCAGGTACCATTGCCCCACCGACGCGTAGAGACTGTAGCGCCCCCGGCGAAGGAATCGCACAGGAGCGCCCTTCCGAATTCCCGTTGCGGGACTGGCCGTGAGCGTGACCGCGTATCCGCGCTGGCCACCGGCAACGTCAGAGGACGAAGTGAATCCGGTTGACGGTGGGCACGACGTCGCGAGCGAGCGTGTGGAAAACGCCGCGATGCGCGTTTCCACCCACCGGGCTGAATCCGGAGCACCGCCCGGCATTGCATAGATCAGCGCGATGTCGCCGGTGTCCGGCGACGCAAGAAGCGATGTGAGTGTAGCCCCGCTCGAGAGCGTAGCTGGCGTCAGAAACAAAGTGGAGCCTGCCGGCGTTTCGCAAACCACCGAGCTGCCAACCGTGCTGAAGAATTCGACCGCGGTGTCTGTCATCAGCGGGAGGCCGTAGCGCTCGATGGCAGCGCCACGGATGTCCGATGTCAGAACATCCGCTCCATCGCGCAGTTGACTTCTTACCTGAAGCATCTGCGAGGCCGAGCTGTAAAAGCGTTCCTGCCTGCTCAGCGTTACCATCAGAGTTGTGCCGATGATTGCGGCGATTGCCGTAGCGACAATCATCTCAATGAGGGTGAATCCCGCGGTTCGCCGGTTCAGGGGCATGGCGCAGCGGTGAGAAAGTCGTCGCTGCGTGCACCGCGGCTTGTCGGGTACGAGACTCGCTGGCTGAGCTCCGCTGATACCGCTCCGGCCGACACGACCCAGTCGGAGCGCACTCCGCGCGCTGTCTCGCTTCCGCTCGCGAGGGAGCCGCATGCCGAGGCCATCGACGCTTCGGCGCGGCTACGCGCCATTGTGACGCCAGAAGAGCGTCGCGCAGTGTCTGACATTCGGCGCACAGTCACCGCAGCGGAGCCGGCAAGCGCGAGGGCGCCTGCCGCGAGAATGACAATGGCTACGACTACCTCGATCAGCGTGAATCCGCGCTGCGATTCTCTGTTCATGCGCGGACAGTATCGTCTCGCAACTGTCTGCGCGGCATCGTCACGCTGAGACAATCATCGAATCAATGCGGCCTTATCCGTTCAATCCGCCGGATCCGTTCGCCAAAAAAGAAAGGCGGCCATCTGGCCGCCCTTTCCTGCACTTCGGAGGGCGAGTCAGCCCACGATCGCGAGAATCGTGGGCCGCTCATTCCCCTCAAGACAGCGTGATCAGGTGCAGGT from Gemmatimonadaceae bacterium includes:
- a CDS encoding prepilin-type N-terminal cleavage/methylation domain-containing protein, with translation MNRESQRGFTLIEVVVAIVILAAGALALAGSAAVTVRRMSDTARRSSGVTMARSRAEASMASACGSLASGSETARGVRSDWVVSAGAVSAELSQRVSYPTSRGARSDDFLTAAPCP
- a CDS encoding prepilin-type N-terminal cleavage/methylation domain-containing protein, encoding MPLNRRTAGFTLIEMIVATAIAAIIGTTLMVTLSRQERFYSSASQMLQVRSQLRDGADVLTSDIRGAAIERYGLPLMTDTAVEFFSTVGSSVVCETPAGSTLFLTPATLSSGATLTSLLASPDTGDIALIYAMPGGAPDSARWVETRIAAFSTRSLATSCPPSTGFTSSSDVAGGQRGYAVTLTASPATGIRKGAPVRFLRRGRYSLYASVGQWYLGYRRCNAAGPPSCGTIQPVSGPYLPYKGSGDPEAGLAFRYFAASGDEITDESLSMLTARIDIVLRGSTAGAVALAGDARVKYRDSAVVTVSPRNRAR
- the pilM gene encoding type IV pilus assembly protein PilM gives rise to the protein MPLFSRRKTTVGLDVGSGLIKVAVVDHGSSGPELVRVAITSLPPDAIVEGEVMDPGIVADAIRVSLDAAGANSRHVVTAVGGRDVIIKKIQTERVKEKQARELMRWEAEQHVPDVESVELDFQILDPGRTSDEMNVLLVAAKRDLIDSKLRILAEAGVTPTIVDVDAFALHNAFEVNYPEAMMGLVGLVNVGHEVTNVNIMDGGVPLLTRELPLGTRRFSEDLQRQHAVSARDSEAMIRGFDRSPNLDSILQQRAEEIAVSVERGAAFLSTAKAVAQVRAVYLCGGGSRTPGLAEILGTRLGVPVEHANPLARLSMRDGALASLSTDEVAPLLMLPIGLALRQ
- a CDS encoding PilN domain-containing protein, yielding MIKVNLLPGAGGKSEGGAGIDFGGFVASATSGVKDKFLLGAVGTVSFVVLTVALLFMGQQSKERTLVERERKAIEDSTRFKVVLAAKAKAEAARDSLYQQVAIIKSIDASRYLWPHLLDEISSALPAYTWLRTVTQTSTPPTSVATDSATAAKALAAQKGGKEKPADAKTRKARADSVLAIASRATKFRVVGQTVDIQALTLFMKTLEASPFIQNVQLTRSDMVTADGKEVTEFQLEAESQVPPPYLIKSVAISAGGN